The following coding sequences lie in one Aquabacterium olei genomic window:
- the tig gene encoding trigger factor: MAITVETLDKLERRITLSLAADALQNEVDARLKKLARTVKADGFRPGKVPMNVVAQRYGYSVQYEVVNDQLGEAFAKAAQEAQLRVAGQPRISEKEGGPVDGQLQFDATFEVYPEVAIGDLSAVELERVSAEVNEAAIDRTVEILRKQRRTFAQRPATEGAADGDRVTIDFEGKIDGVPFEGGKAEGFQFLVGEGQMLEAFEKAVRGMKTGESKTFPLAFPEDYHGKDVAGKEADFLVTVKKVEAQNLPEMTEEFIKSLGIADGTVESLRADIKKNLEREVKFRVLARNKAAAMEALLKAVEFDLPNSLVAAESDRLVEGARADLKARGIKDADKAPIPAEMFKPQAERRVRLGLTVAELVKANNLQAKPEQIQAHIEELAQSYEQPAQVIAWYMSDRQRMAEVEAVVIESNVAEFIFSKAKVADKAVGFEELMGQQAGA, from the coding sequence ATGGCGATCACCGTGGAGACCCTCGACAAGCTGGAGCGCCGCATCACGCTGTCGCTGGCAGCCGATGCCCTTCAGAACGAAGTCGATGCCCGCCTGAAGAAGCTGGCTCGCACCGTCAAGGCCGACGGCTTCCGCCCCGGCAAGGTGCCGATGAACGTCGTGGCCCAGCGCTACGGCTATTCCGTTCAATACGAAGTGGTCAACGACCAGCTCGGCGAAGCCTTCGCCAAGGCCGCCCAGGAAGCGCAACTGCGCGTGGCTGGCCAGCCCCGCATCTCCGAAAAGGAAGGTGGCCCGGTCGACGGCCAGCTGCAATTCGATGCCACCTTCGAGGTCTATCCTGAAGTCGCCATCGGCGACCTCTCGGCCGTCGAGCTCGAGCGCGTGTCGGCTGAAGTCAACGAAGCCGCCATCGACCGCACCGTCGAGATCCTGCGCAAGCAGCGCCGCACCTTCGCACAGCGTCCGGCCACCGAAGGCGCTGCCGATGGCGACCGCGTGACCATTGACTTCGAAGGCAAGATCGACGGCGTGCCGTTCGAAGGCGGCAAGGCCGAAGGCTTCCAGTTCCTGGTCGGCGAAGGCCAGATGCTCGAAGCGTTCGAGAAGGCCGTGCGCGGCATGAAGACCGGCGAGTCCAAGACCTTCCCGCTGGCCTTCCCCGAGGACTACCATGGCAAGGACGTGGCCGGCAAGGAAGCCGACTTCCTCGTGACCGTCAAGAAGGTGGAAGCCCAGAACCTGCCCGAGATGACCGAAGAGTTCATCAAGAGCCTGGGCATCGCCGACGGCACCGTCGAGTCGCTGCGCGCCGACATCAAGAAGAACCTCGAGCGTGAAGTGAAGTTCCGCGTGCTGGCCCGCAACAAGGCGGCCGCCATGGAAGCCCTGCTGAAAGCCGTCGAGTTCGACCTGCCGAATTCGCTGGTGGCCGCTGAAAGCGACCGTCTGGTCGAAGGCGCCCGCGCCGACCTGAAGGCCCGCGGCATCAAGGACGCTGACAAGGCCCCGATCCCCGCCGAAATGTTCAAGCCCCAGGCCGAGCGCCGTGTGCGTCTTGGCCTGACGGTGGCCGAGCTGGTCAAGGCCAACAACCTGCAAGCCAAGCCCGAGCAGATCCAGGCTCACATCGAAGAGCTGGCCCAGAGCTACGAGCAGCCCGCCCAGGTCATCGCCTGGTACATGAGCGACCGCCAGCGCATGGCCGAAGTCGAGGCCGTGGTCATCGAGTCCAACGTGGCCGAGTTCATCTTCTCGAAGGCCAAGGTGGCTGACAAGGCCGTCGGCTTCGAAGAGCTGATGGGCCAGCAGGCCGGCGCCTGA
- a CDS encoding efflux RND transporter permease subunit, whose translation MSIPPRDPGASRQRFNISRWALEHPALTRYLMVVLMVLGLVSYFQLGQDEDPPFAFRVMVVRAYWPGATAQEVAQQVTDKIERTLQEVPYADKIQSYTKPGESFTLMQVKDSSPPKEIPNLWYQVRKKIGDMRHTLPPGVLGPFFNDEFGDVYGSIYALSADGFTEEELRQFADQTRSQLLRVPGVAKVELFGVQAEKVFIEVPQRRLAEMRINMQELLAQLNAQNGVEGAGFYAGEAANIQMRVNGAFRSVDDLRVMPIRVIDPTTGRARSLKLGDIATVRRGYESPPSTRVRHQGKSVIALGVSMAKGGDIIALGKNLTVATARIQTELPVGIEMTQIQNQPQAVSTSVGEFVKVLIEAVVVVLAVSFVSLGLHTKPLRLDVWPGLVVAITIPLVLAVTFLVMFYWGVGLHKISLGALIIALGLLVDDAIIAVEMMVHKLEEGYDKLTAATAAYDITAMPMLTGTLITAAGFLPIGMANSSVGEYTFAIFAVTAAALLISWVVSVYFVPYLGQWLLRTRPKVSRAEEGSADLYAGPFYVRFRALVNACVRHRWITIALTLLALALGFVGMGKVQQQFFPDSSRPEILVDIWQPEGSSIESTEAIARRFEARMMKEPGVQSVSTWIGSGLPRFYLPMDQIFPQSNVSQAVVLPVDMAARERLRRDLPRLLAEEFPEVRGRVKLLPNGPPVPYPVQFRIVGDDVVTLRRLAEEAKTLMRGHPDMLGVNDNWNESIKAMRLEVDQDKARALGVTTQAIAQASRLQTLGVTVGQYREGDRLIDIDVRSPQSERLTLEALDNAYVATATGRMVPLLQVAKPHLVWEPGVLWREGRRFAITVQGDVREGIQGPTVSQALWPKMTDLQTRMPPGYTVQLAGTAEESSKGQGSILAHVPVMLFIIFTLLMLQLQSFSRALLVFLTGPMGIAGVAGALLVLNRPFGFVALLGVIALMGMIMRNSVILIDQIEQDRACGVPAWDAIVGAAVRRFRPIVLTAAAAVLAMIPLSRSAFWGPMAVAIMGGLIVATALTLLALPAMYAAWFRVRDPGTVAKTGTVPR comes from the coding sequence GTGAGCATTCCCCCCCGCGATCCCGGCGCGTCGCGCCAGCGTTTCAATATTTCCCGCTGGGCGCTCGAGCACCCCGCGCTCACGCGCTACCTCATGGTCGTGCTGATGGTGCTGGGCCTGGTGTCGTACTTCCAGCTTGGTCAGGACGAAGACCCGCCCTTTGCCTTTCGCGTGATGGTGGTGCGGGCCTACTGGCCGGGCGCCACCGCACAGGAAGTCGCCCAGCAGGTCACCGACAAGATCGAGCGCACCCTGCAGGAGGTGCCCTACGCGGACAAGATCCAGTCCTACACCAAGCCCGGCGAGTCCTTCACGCTGATGCAGGTGAAGGACTCCTCGCCGCCCAAGGAGATTCCCAACCTCTGGTACCAGGTCCGCAAGAAGATCGGCGACATGCGGCACACACTGCCGCCCGGCGTGCTGGGCCCCTTCTTCAACGACGAGTTCGGGGACGTCTACGGCTCGATCTACGCCCTGTCGGCCGACGGTTTCACCGAAGAGGAACTGCGCCAGTTCGCCGACCAGACCCGTTCGCAACTGCTGCGCGTGCCCGGCGTGGCCAAAGTCGAACTGTTCGGCGTGCAGGCCGAGAAGGTCTTCATCGAGGTGCCGCAGCGGCGTCTGGCCGAGATGCGCATCAACATGCAGGAGCTGCTGGCTCAGCTCAACGCGCAGAACGGCGTGGAGGGCGCGGGCTTCTACGCCGGCGAGGCCGCCAACATCCAGATGCGGGTCAACGGGGCCTTCCGCTCGGTCGACGACCTGAGGGTCATGCCGATCCGTGTGATCGATCCGACCACGGGCCGTGCGCGCTCGCTCAAGCTGGGCGACATCGCCACCGTCCGCCGCGGCTATGAGAGCCCCCCGTCGACCCGGGTGCGCCATCAGGGCAAGAGCGTCATCGCGCTCGGTGTGTCCATGGCCAAGGGCGGCGACATCATCGCGCTGGGCAAGAACCTGACGGTCGCCACGGCGCGCATTCAGACCGAACTGCCCGTCGGCATCGAGATGACGCAGATCCAGAACCAGCCCCAGGCCGTGTCGACCTCGGTGGGCGAGTTCGTCAAGGTGCTGATCGAGGCCGTCGTCGTGGTGCTGGCCGTGAGCTTCGTCAGCCTGGGCCTGCACACGAAGCCACTCCGGCTCGATGTGTGGCCCGGCCTGGTGGTGGCCATCACCATCCCGCTGGTGCTCGCGGTCACCTTCCTCGTGATGTTCTACTGGGGCGTCGGCCTGCACAAGATCTCGCTGGGCGCGCTCATCATCGCGCTCGGCCTGCTGGTCGACGACGCCATCATTGCCGTCGAGATGATGGTGCACAAGCTCGAAGAGGGCTATGACAAGCTGACGGCGGCCACCGCGGCCTACGACATCACCGCCATGCCGATGCTGACCGGCACGCTGATCACCGCAGCCGGCTTCCTGCCCATCGGCATGGCGAACTCGTCGGTGGGCGAGTACACCTTCGCCATCTTCGCCGTCACGGCGGCGGCCCTGCTCATCTCCTGGGTGGTGTCCGTCTACTTCGTGCCCTACCTTGGGCAGTGGCTGCTGCGCACCCGTCCCAAGGTGTCGCGGGCAGAGGAGGGCAGCGCCGACCTGTATGCCGGGCCGTTCTACGTGCGCTTCCGCGCCCTGGTGAACGCCTGCGTGCGGCACCGCTGGATCACGATCGCCCTGACACTGCTCGCCCTGGCGCTCGGTTTCGTCGGCATGGGCAAGGTGCAGCAGCAGTTCTTCCCGGATTCCAGCCGCCCGGAGATCCTGGTCGACATCTGGCAGCCGGAAGGCAGCAGCATCGAGTCCACCGAAGCCATCGCCCGCCGCTTCGAGGCGCGGATGATGAAGGAGCCGGGTGTGCAGTCCGTGAGCACCTGGATCGGCTCTGGCCTGCCGCGCTTCTACCTGCCGATGGACCAGATCTTTCCGCAGAGCAACGTCAGCCAGGCCGTTGTGCTGCCAGTCGACATGGCGGCGCGCGAACGCCTGCGCCGGGACCTGCCCCGCCTGCTGGCCGAGGAGTTCCCCGAGGTTCGCGGACGCGTCAAGCTCCTCCCCAACGGCCCGCCGGTGCCGTATCCGGTGCAGTTCCGCATCGTCGGGGACGACGTCGTCACACTCCGCCGCCTGGCCGAGGAAGCGAAGACCCTGATGCGTGGCCACCCTGACATGCTGGGTGTCAACGACAACTGGAACGAATCCATCAAGGCCATGCGCCTGGAAGTCGACCAGGACAAGGCACGCGCCCTGGGCGTCACCACCCAGGCCATTGCGCAGGCCAGTCGCCTTCAGACCCTGGGCGTGACCGTCGGGCAGTACCGCGAGGGCGACCGTCTGATCGACATCGACGTGCGCTCGCCACAGTCCGAACGCCTGACGCTCGAGGCGCTCGACAACGCCTACGTCGCCACCGCCACAGGCCGCATGGTGCCGCTGCTGCAGGTTGCAAAACCCCACCTGGTGTGGGAGCCGGGCGTGCTGTGGCGCGAGGGCCGGCGCTTTGCCATCACCGTGCAGGGGGATGTGCGCGAAGGCATCCAGGGGCCGACCGTCAGCCAGGCCCTGTGGCCGAAGATGACGGATCTGCAGACCCGCATGCCGCCGGGCTACACCGTCCAGCTGGCTGGTACGGCGGAAGAAAGCAGCAAGGGGCAGGGCTCCATCCTGGCCCACGTGCCGGTGATGCTGTTCATCATCTTCACGCTGCTGATGCTGCAGCTGCAGAGCTTCTCGCGTGCGCTGCTGGTCTTCCTGACCGGGCCGATGGGCATTGCCGGTGTGGCCGGGGCCCTGCTCGTCCTGAACCGCCCGTTCGGCTTTGTGGCCCTGCTTGGCGTCATCGCCCTGATGGGCATGATCATGCGCAACTCGGTGATCCTGATCGACCAGATCGAGCAGGACCGTGCCTGCGGCGTGCCCGCCTGGGACGCCATCGTGGGCGCGGCCGTGCGGCGCTTCCGCCCGATCGTGCTGACGGCGGCCGCGGCCGTGCTCGCCATGATCCCGCTGAGCCGCAGCGCGTTCTGGGGGCCGATGGCCGTGGCCATCATGGGCGGGCTCATCGTGGCCACCGCGCTGACCCTGCTCGCACTGCCGGCGATGTATGCAGCCTGGTTCAGGGTGCGAGACCCCGGCACCGTGGCAAAAACCGGCACGGTCCCGCGCTAG
- a CDS encoding efflux RND transporter periplasmic adaptor subunit encodes MSSSRRSRPRRSLRLPFVLAVSALLAACGKPAESPAPVRSVRTLVVAETGGQLEREFAGEVRARTESRLGFQVGGKVVRRMVDSGQTVRKGQPLAQLDAQDLRLSQDAARAGVAAAEAQATQATADLRRFTDLKAQGFISQAQLDRYQAMATAAEASLRQARAQAGVQGNQAGYATLVADAPGVITGVELEPGQVVSPGLPVLTLAHDGPRDVLFHVPEDMGPTLRGLHGRAGGVQVRRWGTSEWVPATVREVAAAADTLTRTYLVKADVASARGFELGQTATVRLMASVRAQEGVRVPLQAVAEREGKSVVWVLDGNSMTVKPVPVVTADVVGNMVLISRGVTPGQELVTAGAHVLSPGQKVRRYEGRIGVSQPAASSAAPAASRS; translated from the coding sequence ATGAGCTCTTCTCGCCGTTCCCGGCCGCGCCGTTCGCTGCGCCTGCCCTTTGTCCTTGCCGTGTCGGCGTTGTTGGCTGCCTGTGGCAAGCCGGCTGAGAGCCCCGCCCCGGTGCGATCGGTCCGCACGCTGGTGGTGGCAGAGACCGGTGGGCAGCTCGAACGCGAGTTTGCCGGCGAGGTGCGCGCGCGCACCGAGTCGCGCCTGGGCTTCCAGGTCGGCGGCAAGGTGGTGCGTCGCATGGTGGATTCTGGCCAGACCGTGCGCAAGGGGCAGCCCTTGGCGCAGCTCGACGCGCAGGACCTGCGCCTGAGTCAGGATGCCGCCCGGGCGGGTGTGGCGGCTGCCGAAGCGCAGGCCACTCAGGCCACGGCCGACTTGCGACGCTTCACCGACCTGAAGGCGCAGGGTTTCATCAGCCAGGCGCAGCTCGATCGCTACCAGGCCATGGCCACGGCCGCGGAGGCCAGCCTGCGCCAGGCGCGCGCCCAGGCTGGCGTGCAAGGCAATCAGGCGGGTTACGCCACCCTGGTGGCCGATGCCCCGGGCGTGATCACCGGTGTGGAGCTTGAGCCGGGCCAGGTGGTGAGCCCTGGCCTGCCCGTGCTGACGCTGGCGCATGACGGCCCCCGCGATGTGCTCTTCCATGTGCCAGAGGACATGGGCCCGACGCTGCGCGGCCTCCATGGACGCGCGGGCGGCGTGCAGGTGCGGCGCTGGGGGACCAGCGAGTGGGTGCCGGCCACCGTGCGCGAAGTGGCCGCTGCAGCAGACACCCTGACCCGCACCTACCTGGTCAAGGCCGATGTGGCCAGTGCCCGCGGCTTCGAGCTGGGGCAGACGGCCACCGTGCGCCTGATGGCCTCGGTGCGCGCCCAGGAAGGCGTGCGTGTGCCCTTGCAGGCCGTGGCCGAGCGTGAAGGCAAGTCGGTGGTCTGGGTGCTGGACGGCAACAGCATGACCGTCAAGCCGGTGCCCGTGGTGACCGCCGATGTCGTCGGCAACATGGTGCTGATCTCTCGCGGTGTGACGCCCGGGCAGGAACTGGTGACGGCTGGCGCCCATGTGCTGAGCCCGGGCCAGAAAGTGCGCCGCTACGAGGGCCGCATCGGTGTGTCGCAGCCGGCGGCATCGTCCGCGGCCCCGGCCGCTTCCCGCTCGTGA
- a CDS encoding phytoene/squalene synthase family protein: MPSIAPSSPFPRPGSSLAATLALVPVRRRPASAIWLNWWHEVSAIPYAVSDPGVAETKLRWWQQQVHGAAQHGQAEHPLLKAWLALPLEDRGLQDWSLWLGQIDALLGLLQQTRWLDQATMLRHIDGSTGRACEGAALVLGASDTDATRAAGRQIGRGLRLTHQLARLGQDARAGWVHVPIDTLQAHAVRAHELTKPGAQPPAGWSGLLAALHAQAADALQQGLALVRALPAADRRALRPLVALARMHLALIDEVRTHGDRVLHERIMLTPLRKSWIALRAGWGWLS, encoded by the coding sequence ATGCCTTCCATCGCGCCCTCCTCCCCCTTTCCCCGCCCGGGCAGCAGCCTGGCGGCCACCCTCGCGCTCGTTCCGGTCCGCCGCCGCCCTGCCTCGGCCATATGGCTGAACTGGTGGCACGAAGTCAGCGCAATCCCTTATGCGGTCAGCGATCCGGGTGTCGCCGAAACCAAGCTTCGCTGGTGGCAACAGCAAGTCCACGGGGCCGCGCAACACGGCCAGGCCGAACACCCGCTGCTGAAAGCGTGGCTGGCCCTGCCCCTTGAAGACCGGGGCCTGCAGGACTGGTCCCTCTGGCTGGGACAGATTGATGCGCTGCTCGGGCTGCTGCAACAGACGCGGTGGCTCGATCAGGCGACGATGTTGCGACACATCGACGGCAGCACCGGCCGGGCGTGTGAAGGCGCGGCGCTGGTACTCGGCGCATCAGACACCGACGCGACACGGGCGGCAGGCCGGCAGATCGGGCGCGGCTTGCGGCTGACCCATCAACTGGCTCGCCTCGGGCAGGACGCCCGCGCCGGCTGGGTGCACGTGCCGATCGACACCTTGCAGGCCCACGCCGTGCGGGCACACGAGCTGACCAAGCCCGGCGCACAGCCCCCTGCAGGCTGGTCCGGGTTGCTGGCGGCCCTGCATGCCCAGGCGGCTGACGCGCTGCAGCAGGGGCTCGCCCTGGTGCGGGCGCTACCGGCCGCCGACCGCCGGGCACTGCGTCCGCTGGTGGCGCTGGCCCGCATGCATCTGGCACTGATCGACGAAGTGCGCACACATGGCGATCGGGTGTTGCACGAACGCATCATGCTGACGCCGCTGCGCAAGAGCTGGATCGCCCTGCGCGCCGGCTGGGGCTGGCTGAGCTGA
- a CDS encoding TIGR03790 family protein: protein MHFSSFWRTLPCAALAALCVLTTSPSAVRAQDAAASAALRSSPAAAPSPVASRASQPARQWFKAPRVYGRLTVREVGLVINLDDPYSVQVGEYYAKARKIPEDQILRVRLPVRGELTVAEFDAFRQQVDAFFGEQTQALALAWRLPYAVGCNSLPGALALGYDAKLCSQTCAATRPSLYFGSDTTRPYTDYRVRLSMLLASRDVKGAKALIDRGVKADNTLGLKGGPTAHVHFVTTSDAIRSQRQLLFPPAGKLPQAGVEVFLDKTDALRHAERVLVYLTGRTHVDWLDTVDFLPGALGDHLTSFGGVLDRPHGQMTVLSWIDAGVTASYGTTSEPCAHLQKFPNPQALVLFYAQGATAIEAYWKSVAWPQQGLFVGEPLAAPFSRDEP from the coding sequence ATGCACTTTTCCTCGTTCTGGCGCACCTTGCCGTGTGCCGCCCTGGCCGCGTTGTGCGTGCTGACCACCTCGCCGTCCGCCGTGCGGGCCCAGGATGCCGCGGCGAGCGCCGCCTTGCGTTCCAGCCCAGCTGCTGCACCGTCACCTGTGGCTTCTCGCGCCAGCCAGCCCGCCCGGCAGTGGTTCAAGGCCCCGCGCGTCTATGGTCGACTCACCGTCCGCGAAGTCGGCCTGGTGATCAACCTGGACGACCCTTATTCGGTTCAGGTGGGGGAGTACTACGCGAAGGCCCGGAAGATCCCCGAAGATCAGATCCTGCGGGTGCGGCTCCCCGTGCGCGGTGAGCTGACGGTGGCGGAGTTCGACGCCTTCCGTCAGCAGGTCGATGCCTTCTTTGGCGAGCAGACCCAGGCGCTGGCGCTCGCCTGGCGCTTGCCGTATGCGGTGGGCTGCAACTCGCTGCCCGGTGCCCTGGCCCTGGGGTACGACGCCAAGCTGTGCAGCCAGACCTGCGCAGCCACTCGCCCGAGCCTCTACTTCGGCTCCGACACCACCCGGCCCTACACCGACTACCGGGTGCGCCTGAGCATGCTGCTCGCGTCACGCGACGTCAAAGGTGCAAAAGCCCTGATCGACCGCGGCGTGAAGGCCGACAACACGCTCGGCCTCAAAGGGGGCCCGACAGCCCACGTTCACTTCGTGACGACCTCTGACGCCATCCGCAGCCAGCGGCAGTTGCTGTTTCCGCCGGCGGGCAAGTTGCCGCAGGCGGGCGTCGAGGTCTTCCTCGACAAGACGGATGCCTTGCGCCATGCCGAGCGCGTGCTGGTGTACCTCACGGGCCGCACGCATGTCGACTGGCTCGACACCGTCGATTTCCTGCCCGGCGCGCTGGGTGATCACCTGACCTCGTTCGGTGGCGTACTGGACCGTCCGCACGGTCAGATGACCGTGCTGTCGTGGATCGACGCCGGCGTGACGGCCAGCTACGGCACCACGAGCGAGCCATGCGCGCACCTCCAGAAGTTCCCGAACCCCCAGGCCCTGGTGTTGTTCTACGCACAGGGCGCCACCGCCATCGAGGCTTACTGGAAGAGTGTGGCGTGGCCGCAGCAGGGGCTGTTTGTGGGCGAGCCGTTGGCCGCGCCGTTCTCGCGCGATGAGCCGTGA